From Dreissena polymorpha isolate Duluth1 chromosome 15, UMN_Dpol_1.0, whole genome shotgun sequence, a single genomic window includes:
- the LOC127859389 gene encoding uncharacterized protein LOC127859389 gives MPTSQQTKTSQVQETSTAAIAIGITIGSLFMIAGVVVIVLYKRGSIPCNKKTENEKHLENKPALEEHKSHGKSIDENVPNHNYLILEKCEQSIRDSVEHYNEASEEHMDEDYNTIQETGESFEKNGDYDYTTNALSSGFNDRKPDNVYNKLKIGRSGDFEQVGIQGQEVAKASDDEYDTTLAVLTHLKDDISDYNHIPLTVYKADVTGDNFKCNNGGDYDAINSMKFKVVQSDSSDYTLVKKDRMK, from the exons ATGCCAACATCACAACAGACCAAAACATCGCAAGTTCAAG AAACATCGACTGCTGCTATCGCAATTGGTATTACCATCGGAAGTTTATTCATGATAGCTGGAGTGGTTGTGATTGTCTTATATAAAAG AGGATCAATACCTTGTAATAAAAAGACAGAAAATGAGAAACATCTAGAAAACAAGCCGGCATTGGAAGAACATAAGAGTCATGGGAAAAGCATTGATGAGAATGTGCCTAATCATAATTATTTGATCTTAGAGAAATGTGAGCAATCTATTAGAGACAGCGTTGAGCATTACAATGAAGCAAGTGAAGAACATATGGACGAAGATTATAACACCATACAGGAGACAGGTGAATCTTTTGAGAAGAACGGTGATTATGACTATACAACCAATGCTTTATCATCAGGATTCAATGACAGAAAACCGGACAATGTTTACAACAAACTCAAGATTGGCCGATCAGGGGATTTTGAACAAGTAGGAATACAAGGGCAGGAAGTGGCCAAGGCTTCAGATGACGAGTACGATACAACTTTAGCAGTATTAACCCATTTGAAGGATGACATCAGCGACTATAATCATATACCACTCACTGTTTATAAAGCAGACGTAACAGGTGATAACTTCAAATGCAATAATGGTGGCGATTACGATGCCATAAATAGTATGAAGTTCAAGGTTGTCCAATCCGATTCGTCGGACTACACACTCGTTAAGAAAGATCGAATGAAATAA